Below is a window of Dromiciops gliroides isolate mDroGli1 chromosome 5, mDroGli1.pri, whole genome shotgun sequence DNA.
TCCGTACCTCTATTGCCTAGCCTGGAGTGTGATGATTCTCCCTCTGTATCAGATCCTTGTCCTGGGCCCGTACCGTCCCTGTCACTTTCTAAGCCCTCACCTTGGCTATCTGAAAAAACCCATATCTGGTGTCCTAAAATGTCtcatcctccctctccccatgccTCCTCTCCTTAGGAGAGGAAGTGGGAGGAAATGGGAggtaaccccccacccccagatcttCCCTTCACATAATAGAACAGCTTTTGGCTTTTTCCTTCTTGAAGGTAGAAGAGATGAGTTCAGATCTGCTGGGAAGATGCAGGAGTCGTTTGGAGAGGCTGCGCACTGGGCTCTTGGGTGGGAGGGGACTACCCTTGTTCAGACACACCATCGAAGCTGTCCGGAAGATGCTGTGGACACTCTTTTCAGAAGTGAAGGCTGAACATTCCAGGTAAATCTGAGCACctagttgcttggctgtggcacAACCCTGTGGAGAGGTGAACATTCTAGCATTCCCAAATTGTTCCAGCCTGTCTCCTCCTTGAGGCAGCCCTCAGAGGGCTTTACCTTCAATTTCCTTCTGCCTGCGGGCCAGTGGTGACCAAGAGCAGCCCAGATTCCTTTTCTGACACCAGGAAAGAACAACTCAGGTGTTTTCTTGTGAAATTTGTTTACACTAAACAGATGTTTGTTGTCCATGTAGGGGGGAATGATTTGTAGACTATAGCTATCCACCTTCTAACCAGCTGTTATTTATATCTAAATCTGTTATTTATATCTAAAGGCAGCAGGTAAAGTACTCCAAGGAGGGGTCACGCTGCTCCCAAGGTGTCTTGCTCATCAACAATCCCATATATTGTGGCAACCCTCTTGCTACATACAACCAACCCCTAaaatacacacacgtacacacatgcatacctgTTCATGGGAGATGGGTGCCTGCTTCTGGTGGGACAGCTCCATCAGTGTACTCAGGTCCGTCCTTAAGTCTGTCTTACAGCCAATGAGCAGCACACGGGTGCTGGGACAGTAATCTAGAATCTCCATCTTCCACTGAAGGACCAGGTaggtggagaggaagagaataagtatttattaggcatctactagGTGCCAGACTATAAATGTGCTAAGTACAAATATCATAAACGAGAAGACCAATAATAGAAAAATTCCTAATGGAAGTTTTATATCACCAAGTTCATCAGCAGCCCTGCTCTCCACCAGAATCACAGTTCTCCTCATGCTTAATATGTAATCATAAGCCATTAGCTATGCCATGCTACCTCCCAAGAGGCTTATCATACCACAGAAATGTTCATCCAGCAGGCCCTTGACCCACAGGCCTACCACCATGACtcatattcccttccttcccgccccccttccccccaatcaAGGGCTTCTCACTACTGGGTTCTTTTACTTCCTGGAGAAAACAGGCAATGAGAGTGGGGAGTAGGGatagggaaatagggaaaaagaggaCATGACCTACCCAAGGCATCTGTAGTTATAGTAGACCTTAAAGGGGCCCTGGCCTGATTGAAAAGTATCAAGAAATAGAAGTCCTATGACCTAGACACAAATATGTTCTGTGACCCTCTTAGGTACAGTAGCTCCCTATCAGAGAAAGTACATCCCAGTGATATCTCTCTAGGGAATGGAATATCCCTTCCCACCTGTCAAAAGACCCAAGCCAAGCACCCAAGAAAAGAACCCTAAAGCAGAGACAAGCAGTTCTCAAGGGACCTTGCTAGGGAATAAGTAATCTGTATTTCCttggcaaaggaaaaaaaagttagcacTTCAATAGCAGATTAGTTCTATGCCTATCTGGTTCTCTTGGTGTCCCAGGGTGACCTGGCTTCAAGCTTCAAAAGAAAGAGCTTCCAAAATGGCACTTGTGACTATGATTTTATTGCCTACTCTGTGACCCTCTTACTGAGAAGTTCCCGAGGTCTCTTAccccatttcttcccttttcagatATCCATTTGCTAAGGGAAAAGTACAGGATAATGGAAGGGACACTAAATTCacaatcaggagacctggattttcATCTTAGCTTCCATTCTCAGGCAAGGCACTTGCCTAATTTGGGCCTtccttctggttttttgtttttgttttttaagggggGGCTGGATTGGAAGATCTCTCAGGTTCCTCTCAGCTCTAATATCCCAGGATCCTTGGAGTCTCACCTTTTTGAGTGCGCTGTCCAGAGTCTCCGGACGGCTGACGTCAAAGCACAGCAATACTGCATCTGAATCGCTGTAGCAGAGTGGACGGACATTGTCATAGTAGGGAGAACCTGGtggtgggaagggaaaagggagagggaagaagagtagTGAAATTCAGGGAACTGCTGTCACCGCCTCTCTCCCCATTATCACAACCAACATCGGAGCAAAGGACTATTCTATTTATATGTAGACTACCACCCCAAACAAATCCTTTCCCTTTCTACATTGAGAGGCCCCTCGGGCACACATTTCCTTAGCCTCCAAACCAAATGCCAATCTGTTCCCCTCCCCCTAGTCTTCCCAAAGTAGTTAAGCTGGTCCTTTATAAAAATGTCAAGGAAGAAgcaggggggaagagggagaggaatgaaggaagatgTATAGCCTTTGTCCCCCAAATCCAATggagcagagaaagaaagaaatctgaccCCGACTGAGGCTCCTTTAACTCCAACAGCATATTTGGTACTAAAATTTAGCCAGTTTCTTCATAGAAGACCATGGCACCAAGCCTAGGGCTTTTACAGGGGCCAATCTATTTCTATGGTCTACTCTCTGctcatcctcctcatcctccctTCTGTCCCAGTGTCTCCCCCGCTTAGGAAATGGCTCTGCTGGTTACATAACAAGCTGCCCAGCTCCCCTACCATGGGGTCAAAACTGGAAGTTGTGGCATGAAAGGggagaatgaaggaggaagagcCTTAAGTCTCCAATACCTCTATCCCTAACTTCTAAAATCCCCTCACACCAGAAAAGGATAAGACAAATTACCAGGATATCAATTAAACATGGCAAGGCCAACAGCTGCCCAGATGTGGGTGGCAGGGAAGGGGTACTATGGGAAGGGGATGAGCCGTTGGTCCGAGTGGTCCAACATGGGAGAACACTGGGGACCAGGCCAGCCTACCCATTTCCTCCCCAGGAGAAGGAACAGCATCAGCTTTGGAACCCAGACACTCCGTGCTGAGAATAGCAAACAGCCTTTCTCTCTGCACCCGCAATTACCATGGAAACTGGGGGGAATCCAAGCTTATGACAGGAGCTGAGAAAAGGGTAGAGAGGACGACAACCCTCTCCCCTGCACCACCGCCCCTTTTTTGGAAATAGGGTCATCTCATTGCAGCACTGAGAAAAGGAGAACATTATGGTACAAAGGGAATGGTGGAGGTgtgtggtggtgctggtggtcgTCGTTGGGGGGGGGAATTAAAAGCAATGCCTCCATTTTGGCTTCAACCAGATCCCCTTGTTCAGGTCTGACAAGTAAATCACTGGAACAGGTCTTTGCTTCAAGCCCCTTCCTCAATATGAACGACCCCTATCCTATAGCCCTCTAtattatctttcccttccttaTGGATACTCAGCTGATAGAGGGAATTTGAGGACTACTGGGgggcattttctatttttccaggAGCCTGGGGAAAGGA
It encodes the following:
- the RND1 gene encoding rho-related GTP-binding protein Rho6, coding for MKERRAPQPAVARCKLVLVGDVQCGKTAMLQVLAKDCYPETYVPTVFENYTACLETEEQRVELSLWDTSGSPYYDNVRPLCYSDSDAVLLCFDVSRPETLDSALKKWKMEILDYCPSTRVLLIGCKTDLRTDLSTLMELSHQKQAPISHEQGCATAKQLGAQIYLECSAFTSEKSVHSIFRTASMVCLNKGSPLPPKSPVRSLSKRLLHLPSRSELISSTFKKEKAKSCSIM